The DNA segment GTGTACGAAAAGACCCACCGCAATCGCAATCCATGCGACAGGGGTGGGTGCTAAATTTTCGACGATCTGTACCAGGCGTTCGCGTACCATATTCCGAGACGAGTCCCGTGCACCTTAGCTCCAAGCAACGCAGGAGTTCAATGCAATTGTGGAAACCCGAAAGCGCGCCCGGAAGCGATCTACTTGCGACGACGTCCGAACTTGGTCTGGAACTTCTCGACGCGGCCCGCCGTGTCGACGAAGCGCTTCTGGCCCGTAAAGACCGGATGCGAGTCTGACGTAATGTCCTGTACGAACACGTTGTACTCGACTCCGTCGATGGTCTCCTTGCGCTTCGACTTCATGGTCGATTCGGTCAGAAACTGCTTGCCGGATGAAACGTCGATGAAACAAGTTGGATAAACTTCAGGATGACCTTCTTTTTTCACGGTAAAAAATCAGTTGAGCGGATTAACCCTGACGCGCCTTGAAGCGGGGGTTAGTCTTGTTGATTACGTAAACCCGTCCCTTGCGCCGGACAACCTGGCAATCCGGATGGCGGTTTTTCAGAGACTTAATTGACGATACTACTTTCATAGGAAAAACGGCTATAAGATGGGTTTCCCGAAGTCGTGTCAAACCATTAGTTCCAAAATTTCCTGAATCCGAAGCATCGACACCAGCCATCAAAAACGGATAAATCCGCCATCATCGTCCATGCCATTCGGATCAGGGGCAACAGCTTCTGG comes from the Puniceicoccaceae bacterium genome and includes:
- a CDS encoding type B 50S ribosomal protein L31; protein product: MKKEGHPEVYPTCFIDVSSGKQFLTESTMKSKRKETIDGVEYNVFVQDITSDSHPVFTGQKRFVDTAGRVEKFQTKFGRRRK
- the ykgO gene encoding type B 50S ribosomal protein L36; the protein is MKVVSSIKSLKNRHPDCQVVRRKGRVYVINKTNPRFKARQG